A window of the Oscillospiraceae bacterium NTUH-002-81 genome harbors these coding sequences:
- a CDS encoding methyltransferase, translating into MEKLYKLLDEVLTFDLIQATVSGPRKKGGILKVKIRPVIIRDDLVFQASAQEEKKIFHNNYKKKEMVRELGRLLDGEFSQLQIQMPGELITVLAGKKGNVTIRRKKQETKAAPRDLSHDRKKTYLLPTDQPLPFLVDLGLMTSEGKLVKGKQDKFRQINRFLEFVADVVPHLPTDRQITVVDFGCGKSYLTFAMYYFLHEQKGFDVRMIGLDLKEDVIASCSKLAKKIRL; encoded by the coding sequence ATGGAGAAATTATATAAATTACTGGACGAGGTTTTAACCTTTGACCTGATCCAGGCGACGGTCAGCGGGCCGAGAAAAAAAGGCGGGATCCTGAAGGTGAAGATCCGGCCGGTGATCATCCGGGATGACCTGGTGTTCCAGGCCAGCGCCCAGGAGGAGAAGAAGATTTTTCACAATAATTATAAGAAGAAAGAGATGGTCCGAGAGCTGGGCCGTCTGTTGGACGGGGAATTTTCCCAGCTGCAGATCCAGATGCCGGGGGAACTGATCACGGTGCTGGCGGGCAAGAAGGGCAACGTGACAATCCGGCGGAAGAAGCAGGAGACGAAAGCGGCACCCCGGGATCTGTCCCATGACCGGAAGAAGACGTATCTGCTGCCCACGGATCAGCCGCTGCCGTTTCTGGTGGATCTGGGGCTCATGACCTCGGAGGGAAAGCTGGTGAAGGGAAAGCAGGACAAGTTCCGGCAGATCAACCGTTTTCTGGAATTTGTGGCGGACGTGGTGCCGCATCTGCCCACAGACCGGCAGATCACCGTGGTGGATTTTGGATGCGGCAAGTCCTATCTGACCTTTGCCATGTATTATTTTCTGCATGAGCAGAAGGGCTTTGATGTGCGCATGATCGGCCTGGATCTGAAGGAGGATGTCATTGCCTCCTGCAGCAAGCTGGCGAAAAAAATACGGCTATGA
- a CDS encoding HPr family phosphocarrier protein: MKKQVVTIEIASGLEARPVAMLVQVASQYDSEIYIMRDNKKVNAKSIMGMMTLGLDMGDSIEVSTNGTDEEKAMEAIVEYLSAK; encoded by the coding sequence ATGAAAAAGCAGGTAGTAACGATTGAGATCGCATCAGGGCTGGAAGCAAGACCGGTGGCGATGCTGGTACAGGTGGCCAGTCAGTATGACAGCGAGATCTACATCATGAGAGACAACAAGAAGGTCAATGCCAAGAGCATCATGGGCATGATGACACTGGGGCTGGACATGGGCGACAGCATCGAGGTCAGCACCAACGGCACCGATGAGGAGAAGGCCATGGAGGCCATCGTGGAGTATCTTTCTGCGAAGTAA
- the whiA gene encoding DNA-binding protein WhiA translates to MSFSSEVKDELSRQLPQARHCRIAEITAIISMCGRILIDQDDHYRVLVHTENIAVARKYFELIRRTFDGILPEVSIRQNILLKKSRIYSIVIKDPVQSMTVLQAAKLVDETGEIRENLSLVNNRVIQSSCCKRAFIRGAYLAAGSMSDPNKSYHFEIVCATQPKAVQLQEMIGCFGLEARVVERKRHYVVYLKEGSGIVDILNVMEAHVALMQLENVRIVKEMRNSINRRVNCETANITKTVSAAVRQIDDIRLIDEVLGLHTLPDALRDIAEVRLQNPDAPLHVLGNMLTPPVGKSGVNHRLRKLSQMAEEIRENKEEQGNYEKAGSND, encoded by the coding sequence ATGTCTTTTTCCAGTGAAGTAAAGGATGAACTTTCCAGACAGCTGCCCCAGGCAAGGCATTGCCGGATCGCGGAGATCACGGCGATCATCAGCATGTGCGGGCGGATCCTGATCGATCAGGACGATCATTACCGGGTGCTGGTGCACACGGAAAATATCGCAGTGGCGAGGAAGTATTTTGAACTGATCCGGCGGACGTTCGACGGCATTTTGCCGGAAGTGTCTATCCGGCAGAATATTCTTTTGAAAAAAAGCAGAATTTATAGTATAGTAATCAAAGATCCTGTACAATCCATGACGGTTTTACAGGCGGCAAAGCTGGTAGATGAGACAGGAGAAATCCGGGAGAACCTTTCTCTTGTCAACAACCGGGTGATCCAGAGCAGCTGCTGCAAGCGGGCATTCATCCGGGGCGCATATCTGGCAGCGGGATCCATGAGCGATCCCAACAAGTCCTATCATTTCGAGATCGTGTGCGCCACACAGCCCAAGGCGGTGCAGCTGCAGGAGATGATCGGATGCTTCGGGCTGGAAGCCCGTGTGGTAGAGAGAAAGCGGCATTATGTCGTTTATCTGAAAGAAGGCTCCGGGATTGTGGACATTCTGAATGTGATGGAGGCCCATGTGGCCCTCATGCAGCTGGAGAATGTCAGAATTGTGAAGGAAATGCGCAATTCCATCAACCGGAGGGTAAATTGCGAGACAGCGAACATTACCAAGACCGTGTCGGCGGCGGTGCGTCAGATTGACGATATCCGTCTGATCGATGAGGTGCTTGGGCTTCATACACTGCCGGACGCTCTGCGGGATATCGCGGAGGTACGGCTGCAGAATCCGGACGCCCCATTGCATGTGTTGGGGAACATGCTCACACCTCCTGTTGGAAAGTCAGGGGTGAACCACAGACTCCGGAAATTGTCACAGATGGCGGAAGAGATAAGGGAAAATAAGGAGGAACAGGGTAATTATGAAAAAGCAGGTAGTAACGATTGA
- the rapZ gene encoding RNase adapter RapZ yields the protein MRFVIVTGMSGAGKTTALKMLEDMGYFCVDNLPISLIEKFAELTFTSGGEVNKVALGIDIRSGQALGEIEQVLERLTMDGRQYEILFLDAADDVLVKRYKETRRVHPLAKDGRVDKGIALERERLVYLKQHAEYIIDTSRLLPRELKSELEKIFVRNQEFKNLVITVLSFGFKYGIPADSDLVFDVRFLPNPYYIDELKAKSGNDKEVQDYVMGFSVATKFLDKLEDMLAFLIPNYIQEGKNQLIISIGCTGGKHRSVTLANRLYERLAAQDAYGVKIEHRDIEKDAVRKAL from the coding sequence ATGCGTTTTGTGATTGTGACCGGCATGTCCGGAGCGGGCAAGACAACAGCCCTGAAGATGTTGGAGGATATGGGATATTTCTGTGTAGACAATCTTCCGATATCGCTCATTGAGAAGTTCGCAGAGCTGACCTTTACCTCCGGCGGAGAAGTAAATAAGGTGGCGCTGGGCATCGACATCCGAAGCGGACAGGCTCTGGGGGAGATCGAACAGGTTCTGGAGCGTCTGACCATGGATGGCAGACAGTACGAGATCCTTTTCCTGGATGCGGCGGACGATGTGCTGGTGAAGCGATACAAAGAGACGAGACGGGTACATCCGCTGGCGAAGGACGGGCGGGTGGATAAGGGCATTGCTCTGGAGCGGGAGCGTCTGGTGTACTTAAAACAGCATGCGGAGTACATCATTGACACGAGCCGCCTGCTGCCCCGGGAGCTGAAGAGCGAGCTGGAGAAGATATTTGTTCGCAACCAGGAGTTCAAGAACCTGGTGATCACAGTACTGTCCTTCGGGTTTAAATACGGCATTCCGGCGGATTCGGATCTGGTATTTGACGTCCGGTTTTTACCGAATCCCTACTATATAGATGAATTGAAGGCAAAGAGCGGCAACGACAAAGAGGTACAGGATTATGTCATGGGCTTTTCCGTGGCAACAAAGTTCCTCGACAAGCTGGAGGATATGCTGGCCTTTCTTATCCCGAATTATATTCAGGAGGGGAAGAATCAGCTCATCATCAGTATTGGATGTACCGGCGGCAAGCACCGGTCGGTGACGCTGGCAAACCGCCTCTACGAGAGACTGGCGGCGCAGGATGCCTATGGAGTGAAGATCGAGCACCGGGATATTGAGAAGGATGCGGTGCGCAAGGCGTTGTAA
- the murB gene encoding UDP-N-acetylmuramate dehydrogenase, giving the protein MKNHTTFRIGGNAEVFAAPDSADGVERVLQICREENIPCTVIGNGSNLLVGDRGVCGVVLQIYRNYASIRIEGTDLYVQAGALLGQTAAAAAREGLTGLEFASGIPGTIGGAAAMNAGAYGGEMKDVLVWVKAIDRDGYVRQYAAAELELGYRTSRIQKEALVVLEVKLTLQQGDPVKIRERMEELKEQRVAKQPLEYPSAGSTFKRPEGYFAGKLIMDAGLRGFSVGDAQVSEKHCGFVINRGNATAADVMALVSQVQTIVEEKFGVQLELEVRRIGTFE; this is encoded by the coding sequence ATGAAGAACCATACGACGTTTCGCATCGGCGGCAATGCGGAAGTATTCGCAGCGCCGGACAGTGCGGACGGGGTCGAAAGGGTGTTACAGATCTGCCGGGAAGAGAACATTCCCTGCACGGTCATCGGCAACGGCAGCAATCTCCTGGTGGGGGACCGCGGCGTGTGCGGCGTGGTGCTGCAGATTTACAGAAATTATGCCAGTATCAGGATAGAAGGAACAGACCTGTATGTGCAGGCGGGGGCGCTTCTGGGACAGACTGCAGCAGCTGCAGCGAGAGAAGGGCTGACCGGTCTGGAGTTTGCATCCGGCATTCCGGGAACCATAGGCGGCGCGGCGGCGATGAATGCCGGGGCCTATGGCGGCGAGATGAAGGACGTGCTCGTCTGGGTGAAAGCCATCGACCGGGATGGCTACGTGCGGCAGTATGCGGCGGCGGAGCTGGAGCTGGGCTATCGCACCAGCCGGATCCAGAAAGAAGCACTGGTGGTGCTGGAAGTGAAGCTTACCCTGCAGCAGGGAGATCCGGTGAAGATCCGGGAACGGATGGAGGAGCTGAAGGAACAGCGGGTTGCCAAGCAGCCCCTGGAATATCCCAGCGCGGGCAGCACCTTTAAGCGGCCGGAGGGGTATTTCGCAGGAAAACTCATCATGGATGCGGGACTGCGGGGATTCTCCGTGGGAGATGCGCAAGTGTCCGAGAAGCACTGCGGATTTGTCATCAACAGGGGAAACGCCACAGCGGCGGACGTGATGGCGCTGGTGAGCCAGGTGCAGACAATCGTGGAAGAGAAGTTCGGTGTCCAGCTGGAATTAGAAGTGAGAAGAATTGGAACCTTCGAATAA
- a CDS encoding proton-conducting transporter membrane subunit encodes MTGDYRLCALILWPMIGALIGYQIGHKNKIARDYFADVVVITEFILLMGMFRIVFAGVTPEFRFSGMCGLNFHLRLDGFREVYCMIAAFIWAMTTLISREYFEHYHNRNRYYAFVLPTLGATLGLFMSADLFTTFLFYQIITITTFVGIAHDEKDTAVQAATTYLASEMTGGCFVLMGLIQLYHLFGTLEIDVVRECVLNMEDRGPAYVAGFLLFLGFSAKAGIFPFHFWMPRAHSGAPAPISTLLSSIITKTGLYGVILICSNIFMDNQIWGKFVLVLGTFTMLLGATRALFDIHMKRILAFSSLSQMGFILIGIGASCSLGAENLLAVRGAILHMVNHSFLKLVLYLCAAIIYMKMHTLDLNDIRGYGHGKPLLHFAYLMGALGISGVPLWNGYISKTLLHEAIVECMHLGGSPLAYEIVEVLFLLAGGMTFAYMTKLYVCLFLEKHPTDQEKHDSRNGHYMGKLATVALFLAALVPPVLGMRPYETLDKIADYGQTIMTHLTMDHAVHYFDPHVMKGAFVSIGFGVLIYFLLVRKAFMKKNGDGVMEYVYRWPQWLDLEYLVYRPFLYIIIPHICGRLCYMLDQPLIMRALRKLKVESRWMKNREKKKEEKKKENWKKATKKRMKDSNKYR; translated from the coding sequence ATGACAGGAGATTATCGTCTGTGCGCACTGATCCTCTGGCCGATGATCGGTGCGCTGATCGGATATCAGATCGGCCATAAGAATAAGATCGCCCGTGACTACTTCGCGGACGTGGTTGTGATCACGGAGTTTATTCTGCTGATGGGGATGTTCCGCATCGTCTTTGCGGGCGTGACGCCGGAATTCCGGTTTTCCGGTATGTGCGGCCTGAACTTCCATCTGCGGCTGGATGGCTTCCGGGAAGTATACTGTATGATCGCGGCTTTTATCTGGGCGATGACAACGCTCATTTCCCGGGAATATTTTGAACATTATCACAACAGAAACCGATACTATGCGTTTGTGCTGCCCACCCTGGGGGCGACGCTGGGGCTGTTCATGTCGGCGGATCTGTTTACCACATTTCTGTTTTATCAGATCATCACCATCACGACCTTCGTGGGCATTGCCCATGATGAGAAGGACACGGCGGTCCAGGCGGCCACCACGTATCTGGCATCGGAGATGACCGGCGGATGCTTCGTGCTGATGGGACTGATCCAGCTGTATCACCTGTTCGGCACACTGGAGATCGATGTTGTGCGGGAATGCGTATTAAATATGGAAGACAGAGGGCCGGCTTATGTGGCGGGCTTCCTGCTGTTCCTGGGATTTTCCGCCAAGGCGGGTATCTTCCCGTTCCATTTCTGGATGCCGAGAGCCCATTCGGGGGCACCGGCACCTATCAGCACCCTGCTGTCCAGTATCATCACCAAGACCGGCCTGTATGGCGTGATCCTCATCTGCTCCAATATTTTCATGGATAATCAGATATGGGGAAAATTTGTCCTTGTGCTGGGAACCTTTACCATGCTGCTGGGGGCTACCCGGGCGCTGTTTGATATACACATGAAGCGGATTCTGGCGTTTTCCTCCCTGTCCCAGATGGGCTTTATCCTGATCGGGATCGGCGCTTCCTGCAGTCTGGGTGCGGAGAATCTGCTGGCCGTGCGGGGCGCGATCCTGCACATGGTGAACCACTCGTTCCTGAAGCTGGTGCTTTACCTGTGTGCGGCGATTATTTATATGAAGATGCACACACTGGATCTCAATGATATCCGGGGCTACGGACATGGCAAACCGCTGCTGCATTTTGCCTACCTGATGGGGGCACTGGGCATCTCCGGTGTTCCGCTCTGGAACGGCTATATCAGCAAGACGCTGCTGCATGAGGCCATTGTGGAATGCATGCATCTGGGCGGCAGTCCGCTGGCGTATGAGATCGTAGAGGTGCTGTTCCTGCTGGCGGGGGGCATGACATTTGCCTATATGACGAAGCTGTATGTGTGCCTGTTCCTAGAGAAACATCCCACCGATCAGGAAAAGCATGACAGCAGGAATGGTCATTATATGGGAAAACTGGCCACCGTGGCATTGTTCCTGGCTGCGCTGGTGCCGCCGGTGCTGGGCATGCGGCCCTATGAGACGCTGGATAAGATCGCCGATTACGGCCAGACGATCATGACCCATCTGACCATGGATCATGCGGTGCATTATTTTGATCCGCATGTGATGAAGGGAGCCTTTGTTTCCATTGGATTTGGTGTTCTCATATATTTCCTTCTCGTGCGGAAAGCTTTTATGAAGAAAAACGGGGATGGTGTTATGGAGTATGTCTATCGCTGGCCCCAGTGGCTGGATCTGGAGTATCTGGTGTACCGGCCGTTCCTGTATATCATCATTCCGCATATCTGTGGCCGGCTCTGCTATATGCTGGATCAGCCGCTGATCATGAGGGCGCTGCGGAAATTGAAGGTGGAGTCCCGATGGATGAAGAACCGGGAGAAAAAGAAGGAAGAAAAGAAGAAGGAAAACTGGAAAAAAGCGACGAAAAAGCGCATGAAAGACAGCAATAAATATCGATAA
- a CDS encoding proton-conducting transporter membrane subunit gives MWASFFYSVCYARLFFSVRGMDLEYRAHLGGFLFLLRQDGLARIFATLTSVGWIANGFFSFEYMSKEENQVQFFAFYLMVDGLINGFSYAGSYGTMKLFYILISVAIIPLIVHRQDEKSVQAALYYAAFFLIGLIGLEIGGGYVSRFLTSKEFVAGGSLDAAAVAGHEGMFLFMAFLLIVSYSIKSCLFPFHGWTKIVTEAAPVAASGAISGVVTKTGVIAVIRIVASMIGADILRDTWVQYVWMVLAVLSIFIGAVLAYKTDALAERMAYSTVGQVGCVLYGVSLMEKRAVTGSLILLTAHTLASLVLFFTVGAIVYQTGYKRASELRGIGRQVPHMMFCFSLVSFVIMGIPPTLGFVGDWNVSLGALETSIPCLPEIGIVIFIFGELFAAGYQFNIILRGFFPGERYDYVHENVCRPSLFTRLPAYLLTAAVYVIGFYPVPLLQLIEQALRGMAL, from the coding sequence ATGTGGGCATCGTTCTTTTATTCAGTCTGTTATGCGCGGCTTTTTTTTTCTGTCCGGGGAATGGATCTGGAGTACCGGGCACATCTGGGAGGATTCCTGTTCCTCCTGCGTCAGGACGGACTGGCAAGGATCTTCGCCACACTGACATCGGTGGGCTGGATCGCCAACGGTTTCTTTTCCTTTGAGTATATGTCCAAGGAGGAGAACCAGGTGCAGTTCTTTGCCTTCTATCTGATGGTGGATGGTCTGATCAACGGATTTTCCTATGCGGGAAGCTACGGTACGATGAAGCTGTTTTACATATTGATTTCAGTGGCGATCATTCCGCTGATCGTGCATCGGCAGGATGAGAAATCTGTGCAGGCGGCGCTCTATTATGCGGCATTTTTCCTCATCGGTCTCATCGGCCTGGAGATCGGCGGCGGTTATGTGAGCCGGTTCCTGACATCCAAAGAGTTCGTGGCAGGCGGAAGTCTGGATGCGGCGGCGGTGGCCGGGCATGAGGGCATGTTCCTCTTCATGGCATTCCTGCTCATCGTCAGCTACAGTATCAAATCCTGCCTGTTTCCGTTTCACGGCTGGACGAAGATCGTTACGGAAGCGGCGCCGGTTGCCGCTTCCGGTGCGATTTCCGGGGTGGTGACGAAGACGGGCGTCATCGCAGTGATCCGCATTGTGGCCAGCATGATCGGCGCGGATATTCTGCGGGATACATGGGTACAGTATGTGTGGATGGTGCTGGCAGTCCTGAGTATTTTCATCGGCGCGGTGCTGGCATATAAAACAGATGCGCTGGCAGAACGGATGGCATACAGTACGGTAGGCCAGGTGGGCTGTGTATTATACGGGGTTTCTCTCATGGAAAAGCGCGCTGTCACAGGTTCGTTGATACTGCTGACGGCTCATACGCTGGCATCTCTCGTCCTGTTTTTCACAGTTGGGGCGATCGTCTATCAGACGGGGTACAAACGGGCCAGTGAGCTGCGGGGGATCGGAAGACAGGTTCCCCACATGATGTTCTGCTTTTCCCTCGTATCGTTCGTGATCATGGGGATCCCGCCGACACTGGGCTTTGTGGGAGACTGGAATGTGTCTTTAGGGGCGCTGGAGACAAGTATCCCCTGTCTGCCGGAGATCGGCATTGTGATCTTTATTTTTGGTGAGCTGTTTGCTGCGGGGTATCAGTTCAATATCATCCTCCGGGGTTTTTTCCCGGGTGAGCGCTATGATTATGTACATGAAAATGTGTGCAGGCCGTCGCTGTTTACAAGGCTTCCGGCATATCTGCTGACAGCGGCTGTCTATGTGATCGGTTTCTATCCGGTACCGCTTCTGCAACTGATCGAGCAGGCACTGCGGGGTATGGCACTGTAA
- a CDS encoding sodium:alanine symporter family protein, whose protein sequence is MLEMVTKVNGFMWGIGLLLLLCGTGIYFTIRLRFIQVRRFGEGIRLVFGHIKGHSGEKKHGEMTPFQSMATAIAAQVGTGNLTGAATALISGGPGAIFWMWVSAFFGMATIYAEASLAQEYKTTAHGEVTGGPVYYIRQAFKGTFGKVLATLFAVFIILALGFMGNMVQSNSIGSAFSGVFESRNIPIPPVAVGIVLAIIALFIFVGGTERLAQVVEKMVPFMAVIYIIGSLILILLNAAQIPEAFRQIFVGAFNPSAIVGGAAGITVREAIRYGVARGLFSNEAGMGSTPHAHARAAAKNPHEQGLSAMISVFIDTFVILNLTVFSVLTTGAMSTGKGGIALTQAAFMTKFGGFGDIFIAICLLFFAFSTILSWHFFGLINVKYLFGAKASKIYSILVVAFIVVGSTLKVNLVWELSDFFNGLMVIPNLLALLALSGVVAKICKTYDKK, encoded by the coding sequence ATGTTGGAAATGGTAACAAAGGTGAACGGATTCATGTGGGGGATTGGTCTTCTGCTGCTTCTGTGCGGAACGGGAATTTATTTCACGATTCGCCTGCGCTTTATTCAGGTGCGTCGCTTCGGCGAGGGCATCCGGCTCGTATTCGGGCATATAAAGGGACACAGCGGCGAGAAGAAGCATGGAGAAATGACTCCGTTCCAGTCTATGGCGACAGCCATCGCGGCACAGGTAGGTACCGGTAATCTGACCGGAGCGGCAACTGCTCTGATCTCGGGAGGCCCGGGCGCGATCTTCTGGATGTGGGTATCCGCATTCTTTGGCATGGCGACCATCTATGCAGAGGCAAGTCTGGCACAGGAATACAAGACAACGGCCCACGGCGAAGTGACCGGCGGCCCGGTGTATTACATAAGACAGGCGTTCAAAGGCACATTCGGCAAAGTTCTTGCCACATTATTCGCAGTATTTATCATTCTGGCACTGGGATTCATGGGAAATATGGTACAGAGTAACTCCATCGGTTCCGCGTTCTCCGGTGTGTTTGAGTCCAGAAATATCCCGATCCCGCCGGTGGCAGTGGGTATCGTTCTGGCCATCATCGCCCTGTTTATTTTCGTGGGCGGCACGGAGCGTCTGGCACAGGTAGTGGAAAAAATGGTGCCTTTCATGGCAGTGATCTACATTATCGGAAGCCTGATTCTGATTCTTTTAAACGCAGCACAGATCCCGGAAGCGTTCCGTCAGATTTTCGTGGGCGCATTCAATCCTTCTGCTATCGTGGGCGGCGCAGCCGGTATTACCGTAAGAGAAGCCATTCGTTATGGTGTGGCAAGAGGTCTGTTCTCCAATGAGGCTGGTATGGGTTCCACACCTCATGCACATGCGAGAGCAGCAGCAAAGAACCCGCATGAGCAGGGACTTTCCGCTATGATCAGCGTGTTCATTGACACGTTCGTCATTCTGAACCTGACCGTATTCTCCGTACTGACCACAGGGGCCATGTCCACCGGCAAGGGAGGCATCGCGCTGACCCAGGCGGCATTCATGACAAAATTCGGCGGCTTTGGTGATATCTTTATCGCGATCTGCCTGCTGTTCTTTGCTTTCTCCACGATCTTAAGCTGGCATTTCTTCGGCCTGATCAATGTGAAATATCTGTTCGGCGCGAAGGCATCCAAGATTTACTCCATCCTGGTGGTGGCGTTCATCGTGGTAGGCTCCACCCTGAAGGTTAATCTTGTATGGGAGCTGTCTGATTTCTTCAACGGACTGATGGTTATCCCGAACCTGCTGGCACTGCTGGCACTTAGCGGCGTGGTGGCAAAGATTTGCAAAACGTATGATAAAAAATAG
- a CDS encoding MATE family efflux transporter, which yields MTDSNSKTSSSVPPAANPLATEPISHLIRKYSIPTALTLMVNYLYNIADQIFVGQGVGITGMAATNVAFPLTIVTTALALMLGDGCSANLNLSLGRGEQDTADRTISHAVTLLVSTGVLLALFGSIFAPQIVRAFGATDTAFSAALDYTRIIVFGLPFLLFCTSFTSIIRADGNPAYSMRCMILGAIINLVLDPLFIFGFHAGVKGAAVATVIGQVVSGCCFLAYLPRLKSFHIKKNHLKPTAALTGRILKLGFPSFLTQIMTALVQVTMNNLMKTCGAASVYGSDIALSVYGASMKVYQIAHAMFVGVSSATQPINGFNYGAKNYGRVRETYRLASRIALLVSIGWFAVYQLFPTYIGRLFVSGEPLYLAACQHFFRLYMMAFFVYGIHMAISAFFQGIGQPTKALIIPLVRQGIVLIPLALLLSARFGLDGALLAVPVADLAAFVISVVLVKGEFSRWRKQGWL from the coding sequence ATGACAGATTCCAATTCCAAAACATCCAGCTCTGTGCCGCCTGCGGCCAATCCGCTGGCCACCGAGCCCATCAGCCATCTGATCCGCAAGTATTCCATTCCCACAGCCCTGACGCTGATGGTGAACTATCTTTATAATATTGCCGACCAGATTTTCGTCGGACAGGGCGTGGGCATCACCGGCATGGCTGCCACCAATGTAGCCTTTCCGCTGACCATCGTCACCACCGCACTGGCGCTCATGCTGGGAGACGGCTGCTCTGCCAACCTGAACTTAAGCCTGGGACGAGGCGAACAGGATACCGCCGACCGTACCATCAGCCACGCCGTGACGCTTCTGGTGAGCACCGGCGTTCTCCTTGCACTGTTCGGCAGCATTTTTGCGCCGCAGATCGTCCGGGCCTTCGGCGCCACCGACACGGCATTTTCCGCAGCCCTGGACTACACCCGGATCATCGTTTTCGGTCTGCCGTTCCTTCTGTTCTGCACGTCATTCACATCCATCATCCGGGCAGACGGCAATCCGGCTTATTCCATGCGCTGCATGATCCTGGGTGCCATCATCAATCTGGTGCTGGATCCGCTGTTTATCTTTGGCTTTCACGCCGGGGTCAAAGGCGCTGCCGTTGCCACCGTCATCGGACAGGTGGTATCCGGCTGCTGCTTCCTTGCCTACCTGCCGCGGCTGAAAAGCTTCCATATAAAAAAGAATCACCTGAAACCCACGGCAGCACTGACCGGCAGAATTCTCAAACTGGGCTTTCCCAGCTTTCTGACCCAGATCATGACCGCCCTGGTGCAGGTGACCATGAACAACCTGATGAAGACCTGCGGCGCTGCCAGTGTGTACGGCAGTGATATCGCCCTGTCCGTGTACGGTGCTTCCATGAAGGTGTACCAGATCGCCCATGCCATGTTTGTCGGCGTGTCCTCCGCCACCCAGCCCATCAACGGCTTCAACTATGGTGCCAAAAATTACGGCCGTGTCCGGGAGACGTACCGGCTGGCTTCCAGGATCGCGCTACTGGTATCCATCGGCTGGTTTGCTGTATATCAGCTATTCCCCACCTACATCGGACGGCTGTTCGTCTCCGGAGAGCCGCTGTACCTGGCTGCCTGCCAGCATTTCTTCCGATTATATATGATGGCGTTCTTCGTGTATGGCATCCATATGGCCATCTCCGCATTTTTCCAGGGCATCGGCCAGCCCACCAAGGCGCTGATCATTCCACTGGTGCGGCAGGGCATTGTCCTGATCCCGCTGGCACTGCTTCTGTCCGCCCGGTTCGGCCTGGACGGCGCACTGCTGGCCGTTCCCGTGGCCGATCTGGCAGCCTTCGTGATCTCCGTCGTTCTGGTGAAGGGAGAATTCTCCCGGTGGAGAAAACAGGGATGGCTTTAA
- a CDS encoding HPr family phosphocarrier protein: protein MKCIEYTIRDALGIHARPAGMLVKEASKFTSEIRVRCKGKEGDAKKILSLMGLAAKEGDRVEITVEGPDEEEAAAVLERFMSENL, encoded by the coding sequence ATGAAATGTATAGAATATACGATCCGGGATGCGCTGGGGATCCATGCCAGACCGGCGGGAATGCTTGTGAAAGAAGCGTCAAAGTTTACCTCGGAAATCCGGGTGCGCTGTAAGGGAAAAGAAGGGGATGCCAAGAAGATCTTAAGCCTCATGGGACTGGCGGCAAAAGAGGGAGACCGGGTGGAGATCACGGTGGAAGGGCCGGACGAGGAAGAGGCGGCGGCTGTGCTGGAGAGATTCATGAGTGAAAATCTGTGA